A window of the Bacillus sp. A301a_S52 genome harbors these coding sequences:
- a CDS encoding YdiU family protein, protein MRNLTISHMSKGDTMGQNIDNTGWQLAHSYAELPTIFYSDIALSPVSSPDLVVLNESLADDLGLDANELRKDEGIAVLAGNRTPEGGSPLAQAYAGHQFGHFTMLGDGRAMLIGEQLTPKGHRVDIQLKGSGRTPYSRGGDGRAALGPMLREYLISEAMYALGVPTNRSLSVVKTGETVMRETPLTGAILTRVASSHLRVGTFEYAARWGDKQDLQALADYAIARHFPQGQETDHPYHFLLQQVIEQQALLVAKWQSLGFIHGVMNTDNVTISGETIDYGPCAFMNTYDPDTVFSSIDVQGRYAYGNQPYITGWNLARLAEALLPLLADDEDKAVEMAQDAISGFSDSYMSYWLENMRAKLGLFNEEEEDEALIKDLLSLMKTYEMDYTNTFIALIFGECRQLALPDKPDFKHWYSRWQERLKKQDASDEEVRDLMKKSNPAVIPRNHHVEAALEAAEKQDFSVMNQLLDVLLKPYDHERDQDAYTSPPEPSNTPYRTFCGT, encoded by the coding sequence ATGCGTAACCTAACTATAAGTCACATGTCAAAAGGAGATACAATGGGACAGAATATCGATAACACAGGATGGCAATTAGCCCATAGTTATGCGGAATTACCAACTATATTTTATAGTGACATTGCGTTATCACCAGTGTCGTCCCCTGACCTTGTCGTCTTAAATGAATCGTTAGCAGACGATTTAGGTCTAGATGCTAATGAATTGAGAAAAGATGAGGGGATTGCGGTGCTTGCCGGTAATCGTACGCCAGAAGGGGGAAGTCCCCTTGCACAAGCTTATGCGGGTCATCAATTTGGCCACTTTACCATGCTTGGTGATGGAAGAGCCATGCTTATTGGTGAGCAACTAACCCCCAAAGGTCATCGCGTGGATATCCAATTAAAAGGATCAGGGAGAACTCCTTACTCACGAGGGGGAGACGGACGGGCAGCACTAGGACCGATGCTAAGAGAGTATCTCATAAGTGAAGCGATGTATGCTTTAGGTGTTCCGACAAATCGCAGTTTAAGTGTGGTAAAAACAGGCGAGACCGTTATGAGGGAAACGCCATTAACTGGAGCTATTCTTACACGTGTGGCTTCAAGTCACCTGCGAGTAGGGACATTTGAGTATGCGGCAAGGTGGGGAGACAAACAGGATCTACAAGCTCTCGCTGATTATGCTATAGCACGGCACTTTCCTCAAGGTCAAGAAACGGACCATCCTTATCATTTTTTATTGCAGCAAGTCATTGAACAGCAAGCATTGCTCGTGGCAAAGTGGCAATCTCTCGGTTTTATACATGGGGTCATGAACACGGATAATGTGACGATCAGTGGAGAAACGATCGATTATGGTCCTTGTGCCTTTATGAATACGTATGACCCTGACACGGTGTTTAGTTCGATAGATGTTCAAGGCCGATATGCGTACGGAAATCAGCCGTATATAACAGGCTGGAATTTGGCCCGTTTAGCAGAGGCATTGCTACCGTTATTAGCTGATGACGAAGACAAGGCGGTAGAAATGGCACAAGACGCTATTTCAGGATTTAGTGACAGCTATATGTCTTATTGGCTTGAAAACATGCGAGCGAAGTTAGGGTTATTTAATGAGGAAGAAGAGGATGAAGCTCTTATTAAAGATTTGCTCAGCTTAATGAAAACGTACGAAATGGATTACACGAATACATTTATTGCCTTAATATTTGGAGAATGCAGACAGTTAGCATTGCCTGATAAGCCCGATTTTAAGCATTGGTATTCACGCTGGCAGGAGCGGTTAAAAAAACAAGACGCTTCTGATGAGGAAGTGCGTGATCTGATGAAAAAATCGAATCCTGCTGTCATACCAAGAAACCATCACGTGGAAGCAGCTCTCGAAGCAGCCGAAAAACAAGATTTCAGTGTGATGAATCAACTTCTAGATGTGTTACTTAAACCTTATGACCATGAACGGGATCAAGACGCTTATACGAGCCCACCTGAACCGTCAAACACGCCTTACAGAACCTTTTGCGGCACATAA
- a CDS encoding nitronate monooxygenase, whose product MLSNDLTDMLQIDYPIIQAPMAGGITTPELVSCVSEHGALGSIGAGYMTPQSLRQHIKDVRKRTSNPFSVNVFVPNTFNVSVEEVEAAVNQLRPIRKALGVEGGNPSLPTPASMKRNFEEQINVILEEKVPICSFTFGVPAEEVVAELKKENVKLMGTATTVNEAMILESKGMDMIIIQGSEAGGHRGHFLAERDQSLIGLMSLIPQASDHVTVPVIAAGGIMDARGLVAARYLGASAVQMGTAFLTCAESGAHPTYKEVILNANEDDIVLTKAFSGKWARGIKNTFIDDMKDYPSVPPFPVQNTLTSVIRKASADQHNPAYMSLWTGQNPRLATDHSAATFIQHLVQEVKVITR is encoded by the coding sequence ATGTTATCGAATGACTTGACTGACATGTTACAAATTGACTACCCGATCATTCAAGCGCCGATGGCTGGGGGAATTACAACCCCTGAACTGGTGTCGTGTGTGTCGGAACATGGGGCTTTAGGCTCTATTGGTGCGGGTTATATGACACCACAATCGTTACGTCAGCACATTAAAGACGTGCGAAAACGAACATCAAATCCTTTTAGCGTGAATGTGTTCGTTCCGAATACATTTAATGTATCTGTGGAAGAAGTGGAAGCAGCGGTAAACCAATTGCGTCCCATCAGGAAAGCGTTAGGTGTTGAAGGCGGGAATCCTTCTTTACCTACACCAGCTTCAATGAAAAGAAACTTCGAGGAACAGATTAACGTCATTTTAGAAGAAAAGGTGCCAATTTGCTCATTTACATTTGGTGTCCCAGCTGAAGAGGTAGTTGCTGAGTTAAAGAAAGAAAACGTGAAATTAATGGGAACGGCCACAACTGTCAATGAAGCGATGATATTAGAAAGCAAAGGAATGGATATGATTATTATCCAAGGTTCTGAAGCTGGCGGACATAGAGGGCATTTTTTAGCAGAACGCGACCAAAGTTTGATTGGGTTAATGTCACTCATTCCACAAGCATCTGATCATGTGACCGTTCCAGTCATTGCCGCAGGTGGCATTATGGATGCTCGTGGTTTAGTTGCGGCTAGGTATTTAGGAGCTTCAGCTGTTCAAATGGGAACAGCCTTTTTAACATGTGCTGAAAGTGGCGCACATCCCACTTACAAAGAAGTCATCTTAAACGCCAATGAAGATGATATAGTTCTGACTAAAGCCTTTTCTGGAAAATGGGCGAGAGGGATAAAAAATACATTTATTGATGATATGAAAGATTATCCGTCTGTGCCCCCTTTTCCCGTGCAAAATACGCTCACGTCAGTTATTCGGAAAGCATCTGCTGATCAGCATAACCCCGCATATATGTCACTGTGGACAGGTCAAAATCCGAGACTTGCTACTGACCACTCTGCCGCCACGTTCATTCAACATCTCGTTCAGGAAGTGAAAGTCATAACACGTTAA
- a CDS encoding cell division protein FtsQ, which yields MTQLKKRYSLTQSQKMMVFILSMSLYGLSNMITELLPKVYLGPVEFSVEYFAFIPLTLCILFHPLYAAVGASLGEVIFGEIMLGQFGGLGELEKFIAFSLAMYVAGTMVKNPKNRLQVGVAAISGVAIHQFISAVVDIGKVWIGVEELEAVPGLAESIVVIEGFSFLNDVLFSGILFALLPTLYLVPRLYGKIEPLLGMKPRDNTLSYSLKEVLGPRVIVILIILSGMAMIAEFLAEAEITLVEWDIDFVALFGERFIFIVIGVAALISVMTIWLMRKQKNAKNGENRYVS from the coding sequence ATGACGCAGTTAAAAAAACGTTACTCGTTGACGCAATCTCAGAAAATGATGGTTTTTATTTTGTCTATGTCGCTTTACGGCTTGTCCAACATGATCACGGAGCTTCTACCGAAAGTCTATTTAGGACCAGTTGAATTTTCAGTAGAATACTTTGCCTTTATTCCACTGACCCTTTGTATTTTATTTCATCCTCTTTATGCAGCCGTAGGTGCTTCGTTAGGCGAGGTTATTTTCGGCGAAATCATGCTTGGTCAATTTGGCGGACTTGGTGAATTAGAAAAATTTATTGCTTTTTCGCTTGCTATGTATGTTGCAGGGACGATGGTTAAAAATCCGAAAAATCGACTACAAGTCGGTGTCGCTGCTATTAGCGGTGTGGCCATCCATCAATTCATTAGTGCTGTTGTGGATATTGGAAAAGTGTGGATCGGTGTAGAGGAACTTGAAGCAGTGCCAGGATTAGCTGAAAGTATCGTCGTCATTGAAGGATTCTCTTTTTTAAATGACGTGCTCTTCTCAGGGATTTTATTCGCATTACTCCCAACCTTATATTTAGTGCCAAGACTCTATGGCAAAATAGAACCGCTGTTAGGCATGAAACCTCGTGATAATACGTTAAGCTATTCATTAAAAGAGGTCCTTGGTCCCCGGGTCATCGTCATATTAATTATTCTTTCAGGTATGGCCATGATTGCAGAATTTCTTGCTGAAGCGGAAATCACTCTTGTGGAATGGGATATTGATTTTGTCGCTCTCTTTGGGGAACGCTTTATCTTTATCGTCATTGGAGTAGCCGCCCTTATCTCTGTTATGACTATCTGGCTAATGAGAAAACAAAAAAACGCAAAGAACGGTGAGAATCGCTATGTGTCATAA
- a CDS encoding ribonuclease H-like domain-containing protein — protein MSMKAKLLRMKHHLQLPEEKDQGELKSGIENEAPEPTDDETAFRALGFEPFYFENERAFRKRVIYPYESAQDKQLVEDMKDIHAFWQDDLQDHPLSFAGKPLDRLLFFDTETTGLSTGAGNVIFLIGYARLMANGIEVTQHLLESPASEAAFLSGFLDDFHEEDYLVSYNGKSFDWPQVKSRHAFIRKQLPKLPAFGHIDLLHSARRLWKDELPSCRLAIVEEHKLSLKREGDVPGSLAPLLYFEYLTNKNPHHLSGIIAHNDQDVRSLISLYALIAKKIIYPLEDSASAKEHVAIGAWFEKLKKFDWAERHFKQAIKRAQQPLPTVYYQLGSLYKKMKKPDLAVKYLDQALMEGTFPPIETWIERAKLAEHFEKDIEKAYYFAQQGLSILKKREKLGHKANFFSYKKDLNNRLKRLEKKRHA, from the coding sequence ATGAGTATGAAAGCGAAATTGTTAAGAATGAAACATCATTTACAACTGCCTGAAGAAAAAGATCAGGGAGAACTAAAAAGCGGCATAGAGAACGAAGCACCAGAACCAACTGATGACGAAACAGCGTTTAGGGCATTAGGCTTTGAGCCATTTTATTTTGAAAATGAACGAGCCTTCCGTAAGCGGGTTATCTACCCATATGAAAGCGCGCAAGATAAACAGCTAGTCGAAGACATGAAAGACATTCACGCTTTTTGGCAAGACGATTTGCAAGATCACCCTCTTTCGTTTGCAGGGAAGCCGTTGGATCGACTGCTTTTTTTTGATACAGAGACGACAGGTCTTTCCACTGGGGCAGGAAATGTTATTTTTCTTATTGGCTATGCTCGCCTAATGGCTAACGGGATCGAGGTGACACAGCATTTATTAGAAAGTCCGGCAAGTGAAGCCGCTTTTTTATCAGGATTTCTTGATGATTTTCATGAAGAAGACTATCTTGTGAGCTATAACGGCAAGTCATTTGACTGGCCACAAGTGAAATCTCGTCATGCATTTATTAGAAAACAGTTACCAAAACTACCTGCCTTTGGACATATTGATTTACTCCATAGTGCGAGACGCTTATGGAAAGATGAACTCCCTTCATGCCGGCTTGCTATAGTAGAAGAGCATAAATTATCTCTAAAGCGAGAAGGAGATGTGCCAGGAAGTCTAGCACCGCTATTATACTTTGAATACTTAACTAATAAAAACCCTCACCATTTAAGCGGTATTATCGCACACAATGATCAAGACGTTCGGTCGTTAATCTCGCTTTATGCCCTGATTGCCAAAAAGATTATTTATCCATTAGAAGACTCGGCCTCTGCAAAAGAACACGTTGCCATAGGTGCTTGGTTTGAAAAGCTAAAAAAGTTTGATTGGGCAGAAAGACATTTTAAACAAGCCATTAAACGAGCGCAACAACCTCTTCCAACGGTTTATTATCAGCTTGGCAGTCTTTACAAAAAAATGAAGAAACCTGACTTAGCAGTTAAATATTTAGACCAAGCCCTTATGGAAGGGACTTTTCCTCCTATCGAAACATGGATTGAACGTGCCAAACTAGCAGAACACTTTGAAAAAGACATTGAAAAAGCCTATTATTTTGCTCAACAAGGCCTTTCTATCTTAAAAAAGAGAGAGAAGCTAGGGCATAAAGCCAATTTCTTCAGCTATAAAAAAGATTTAAATAACCGTTTGAAGCGGCTAGAGAAAAAACGCCACGCCTAA
- a CDS encoding DEAD/DEAH box helicase has translation MFRKKTLEELMAELKRDANVTHWHTLDAEPAKTSPFPDDIHPHLKKALQTRSINALYTHQKSAYEAAMKGENIVAVTPTASGKTLCYNLPVLQRHMMNKASRALYIFPTKALAQDQKAELNEMIDEMDVSINSYTYDGDTPANIRQVVRKAGHVVITNPDMLHSAILPHHTKWISLFENLDTIVIDELHTYRGVFGSHVANVIRRLKRICAYYGSDPTFICTSATIANPTELAAELTGEPVRLIDNNGAPKGKKNFVFYNPPIVHKQLNIRQNATKVVNELASKFLKERIQTIVFARSRVRVEVILSHLQELVKNELTQKSIRGYRGGYLPKQRREIERSLRSGETIGVVSTNALELGVDIGQLQVCVMNGYPGSIASSWQQAGRAGRRQDESLVLMVANSSPLDQYLFQHPDYFFHGTPETARINKDNLIILVDHLKCAVYELPFKKGDTFDGVEVDDILDYLTEERVLHDGHESWYWMNDAFPAHNISLRSAAQENVVIIDQSDTAHHRVIGEMDTFSAMTLLHDEAIYLHEGTQFQVEYLDWEEKKAYVRAVDVEYFTDANLAVKLKVLEVDHDQPCGRHRIQYGDVMVTAMATIFKKIKLETFENIGSGPIHLPEQELHSNGLALTFSNDSFSEKQQDDQTELVLMGMAHVLQHVACVHVMCDKHDLHAVPEVKAVHSGQPTVFLYDRYPGGIGLSESVFKQMSVILHEALNFVSGCPCESGCPSCVGVGSINPSVSIKRLVTQLIGEAVDANA, from the coding sequence ATGTTTCGTAAAAAAACATTAGAAGAGCTCATGGCGGAATTAAAAAGAGACGCCAATGTGACGCATTGGCACACATTAGATGCGGAACCGGCTAAAACGTCTCCATTTCCAGACGATATTCATCCTCATTTGAAAAAAGCATTGCAAACCCGCTCAATTAATGCGTTGTATACACATCAAAAAAGTGCCTATGAAGCGGCAATGAAGGGTGAAAATATCGTCGCTGTGACGCCGACAGCTTCAGGGAAAACATTGTGTTATAACTTACCTGTCTTACAACGACATATGATGAACAAAGCAAGTCGGGCACTTTATATATTTCCAACGAAAGCGTTGGCTCAAGACCAAAAAGCAGAACTTAACGAGATGATCGACGAGATGGACGTGTCAATTAATAGTTATACGTATGACGGAGACACACCAGCCAATATACGTCAAGTCGTAAGGAAAGCCGGGCACGTCGTTATTACAAATCCAGATATGCTTCATTCAGCGATTTTACCTCATCATACGAAATGGATCTCACTGTTTGAGAATTTAGACACGATCGTCATTGACGAGCTTCACACGTATCGCGGCGTTTTTGGTTCTCATGTTGCCAATGTGATCCGTCGATTAAAGCGGATTTGCGCATACTATGGCAGTGATCCAACATTCATATGCACGTCTGCAACGATTGCCAATCCCACTGAGTTGGCCGCTGAATTAACAGGGGAACCAGTGCGACTCATTGACAATAATGGTGCACCTAAGGGGAAGAAAAATTTTGTCTTTTATAACCCCCCGATCGTTCATAAGCAATTAAACATACGACAAAACGCCACGAAAGTCGTGAATGAATTAGCTTCTAAGTTTTTGAAAGAACGGATACAGACCATTGTTTTTGCGCGAAGTCGGGTACGTGTAGAGGTAATCTTAAGTCACTTACAAGAACTTGTTAAAAACGAGCTCACTCAGAAGTCAATCAGGGGGTATCGCGGGGGATACTTACCGAAACAGCGCAGGGAAATCGAACGAAGCCTGCGAAGCGGTGAAACGATTGGGGTCGTCAGTACGAATGCCCTAGAATTAGGAGTAGACATCGGTCAACTACAAGTATGTGTGATGAACGGTTACCCAGGCTCCATTGCGTCTAGCTGGCAGCAAGCTGGTCGGGCAGGACGCAGGCAAGACGAGTCCCTCGTTCTCATGGTGGCAAATTCATCACCACTTGATCAATACTTATTTCAGCATCCTGACTACTTCTTTCACGGAACACCTGAAACAGCACGAATTAATAAAGATAATCTCATTATTTTAGTCGATCACTTAAAATGTGCAGTTTATGAACTCCCTTTCAAAAAGGGTGACACGTTTGACGGTGTAGAGGTGGACGACATACTTGACTATTTAACAGAAGAACGGGTATTGCATGACGGTCATGAGTCGTGGTATTGGATGAATGACGCCTTTCCAGCTCATAATATTAGCCTTCGATCAGCTGCCCAAGAAAACGTCGTGATCATCGACCAATCTGACACGGCGCATCATCGTGTCATCGGTGAAATGGATACCTTCAGTGCCATGACTCTCCTTCACGACGAAGCGATCTACTTGCACGAAGGGACGCAATTCCAAGTGGAGTATTTGGACTGGGAAGAGAAAAAAGCCTATGTGCGTGCCGTTGATGTGGAGTACTTTACAGATGCTAATTTAGCTGTGAAATTGAAGGTTCTAGAAGTCGATCACGATCAGCCATGTGGGCGCCATCGGATACAATATGGGGATGTAATGGTCACAGCAATGGCCACTATTTTTAAAAAAATCAAGCTAGAAACCTTTGAAAACATCGGATCAGGTCCTATTCACTTACCAGAACAAGAACTTCATTCAAACGGGTTAGCCCTGACATTTTCTAACGATAGCTTTAGTGAAAAACAACAAGACGATCAAACTGAACTCGTATTAATGGGAATGGCCCATGTGCTTCAACACGTAGCATGTGTCCATGTCATGTGTGATAAACATGACTTACATGCCGTACCGGAAGTGAAAGCCGTACACTCAGGACAGCCGACTGTGTTTTTATACGACCGTTACCCAGGGGGGATTGGTCTTAGTGAAAGTGTTTTTAAGCAAATGTCTGTCATATTACACGAAGCGTTAAATTTTGTTAGCGGATGTCCTTGTGAAAGTGGCTGTCCGTCTTGTGTTGGGGTAGGAAGTATAAACCCGTCAGTTTCTATAAAACGATTGGTGACCCAATTAATTGGAGAAGCAGTAGATGCCAATGCATAA
- a CDS encoding MurR/RpiR family transcriptional regulator, with the protein MQLFNVKTANLSPNQIKIADYINRHLQDVLLSTEKEIAEALNVSTASVSRFWKSVGFLNLKDFKRRMREMDVTPVGNFEKAMERLTAHEWQHDQLEQGMANLKETMRHLSASQFDTAIEALVKAETVYIYSPGPSKGLGVLMHHRLKRFGLNIVHMTSSGSDILEDMVHFKQGDLVVLFGFVRMLSEAKVILDDAKKRGYQTLLITDQLISEFTGKVDIQLFSSRGERTDFHSMIGPTFLIENVILAVGMKKETEALTHLKSLTQLRSMYADELPR; encoded by the coding sequence ATGCAACTATTCAATGTGAAAACAGCAAACTTGTCCCCTAATCAAATTAAAATTGCGGACTACATTAATCGCCATCTGCAAGATGTGCTCCTTTCTACAGAAAAGGAAATTGCAGAGGCTTTAAATGTGAGTACTGCATCAGTATCGCGATTTTGGAAAAGTGTGGGTTTTCTTAATTTAAAAGATTTTAAGCGGAGAATGAGGGAAATGGATGTGACACCAGTTGGGAACTTTGAAAAAGCAATGGAAAGATTAACTGCTCATGAATGGCAACACGATCAACTGGAACAAGGAATGGCTAATTTAAAGGAAACGATGAGACATTTATCAGCGTCTCAATTTGACACAGCAATAGAGGCACTAGTTAAAGCGGAGACCGTCTATATTTATAGTCCAGGGCCCTCAAAAGGATTAGGGGTGTTAATGCATCACCGGCTAAAACGCTTTGGCCTGAACATCGTTCATATGACAAGTAGTGGAAGCGACATTTTAGAAGACATGGTACACTTTAAACAAGGGGATTTAGTCGTCTTATTTGGATTTGTACGTATGTTAAGTGAAGCAAAAGTGATCCTTGACGACGCCAAGAAACGTGGCTATCAAACACTTCTCATTACAGATCAACTGATCTCAGAATTTACAGGGAAGGTGGATATCCAATTGTTCTCCAGCCGTGGTGAAAGAACAGATTTCCATTCGATGATAGGCCCAACCTTTTTAATCGAGAACGTGATTTTAGCCGTAGGTATGAAAAAAGAAACGGAAGCACTGACCCATTTAAAATCTCTAACGCAATTAAGAAGTATGTATGCTGATGAATTACCTAGGTAG
- a CDS encoding ABC transporter ATP-binding protein codes for MCHNHIAIENVTFTYPGGEKPVLSNISFTLEKGDFVGIIGGNGSGKSTLCKLLNGIIPHYYVGDFSGRVMINGLDTREHKVADLSRYVGYVYQDFENQIVRPTVIDDASFACLNYGYADYRERGARALELAQLNVNLDEFVWQLSGGQKHLLALAGALSLDPDILIVDEPVAQLDPVHARLFYDILKDINKNRGTTIIVIEHHTEFIADYCHHVLLMNEGQLVWKKETKHALNEVEQLMTYAIFPPQVTQAAYQLNMKDSPSSYPITCDEAIKLFKQSESMFFKSTLKKEVSFSPTRESIISMTGIDVSYKTVSRKKHKVIHDLSLSFEKGDLIALVGNNGAGKSSLLKLLTGLIKPDKGDVVIKDFHTKTTSPEKLANIVTYIYQNPEDMFIEDSIRKDIEFYLKARKVANYQSFVDEIIRMFRLEDIQERDGRLLSGGQQRRASVAIGVAMQPHIILLDEPTANLDIATKKDITHMLSQLQEQVETVIIATHDMQLVAEWANRIIVLHEGKVLHDGTRESVFSNTPLLKKAGLIPPQILELSKDIGGSSLSYSVDDFVNRWKSTRKEVDCCELYAKASR; via the coding sequence ATGTGTCATAATCATATTGCTATCGAAAATGTGACATTTACCTATCCAGGCGGCGAAAAGCCCGTTTTATCAAACATTTCCTTTACATTAGAAAAAGGGGATTTTGTAGGCATAATAGGAGGTAATGGAAGTGGGAAATCCACTTTATGCAAATTGCTAAATGGCATCATTCCACATTATTATGTAGGTGATTTTTCGGGCCGTGTCATGATCAATGGGCTTGATACGCGTGAACATAAAGTGGCTGATCTCTCACGTTATGTCGGATATGTTTATCAAGATTTTGAGAATCAAATAGTACGCCCGACAGTGATCGATGATGCAAGCTTTGCTTGTTTAAATTACGGCTATGCCGATTATCGAGAAAGGGGCGCACGGGCACTAGAGTTAGCTCAATTAAATGTCAATCTAGACGAATTTGTTTGGCAACTAAGCGGCGGACAAAAGCATTTACTCGCCCTCGCCGGTGCGCTTTCGTTAGATCCAGACATTCTTATCGTAGACGAGCCTGTTGCCCAACTCGATCCCGTTCATGCCCGCCTTTTTTATGACATTTTAAAAGATATTAATAAAAATAGAGGCACGACGATTATCGTCATTGAACACCATACAGAATTTATTGCAGATTATTGTCATCACGTTTTGCTCATGAACGAAGGCCAACTTGTTTGGAAAAAGGAAACGAAGCATGCTTTAAATGAAGTCGAACAATTAATGACGTATGCTATTTTTCCACCACAAGTGACCCAAGCTGCTTACCAACTTAATATGAAAGATTCTCCTAGCTCCTATCCAATTACGTGTGATGAAGCAATTAAACTTTTTAAACAGTCCGAGTCAATGTTTTTTAAATCGACATTAAAAAAAGAAGTCTCTTTTTCTCCAACCCGCGAATCGATTATATCGATGACAGGAATAGATGTATCATATAAAACGGTCTCGAGGAAAAAGCACAAAGTCATTCATGACCTTTCTCTATCTTTTGAAAAGGGGGATTTAATCGCACTAGTGGGAAATAACGGGGCAGGGAAATCATCACTTCTAAAATTATTAACAGGCCTCATTAAACCTGATAAGGGCGATGTCGTGATAAAAGACTTTCATACGAAGACTACCTCTCCTGAAAAATTAGCTAACATTGTCACATACATTTATCAAAATCCAGAAGATATGTTTATTGAAGATTCGATTCGAAAAGATATCGAATTTTACCTTAAAGCGAGAAAAGTAGCAAACTATCAGTCTTTCGTAGATGAGATTATTCGCATGTTCAGACTTGAAGATATTCAAGAGCGAGACGGTCGATTACTGAGCGGCGGGCAACAAAGGCGGGCTTCTGTCGCCATTGGTGTTGCTATGCAACCCCACATCATTTTGTTAGATGAGCCGACTGCTAACCTTGATATTGCTACAAAGAAGGATATTACTCATATGTTGAGTCAGCTACAAGAGCAAGTTGAAACGGTCATTATCGCTACGCATGACATGCAACTCGTAGCAGAATGGGCTAACCGCATCATCGTCTTACATGAAGGAAAAGTCCTCCATGATGGGACAAGAGAATCCGTGTTTAGTAATACCCCTTTACTAAAAAAAGCTGGGCTTATTCCGCCACAAATACTTGAACTGAGCAAAGATATTGGAGGTTCATCCCTTTCTTATTCAGTTGACGATTTTGTGAATAGGTGGAAATCAACACGTAAGGAGGTAGACTGTTGTGAACTATACGCGAAGGCTTCTCGATAA
- a CDS encoding energy-coupling factor transporter transmembrane protein EcfT, with the protein MNYTRRLLDNLSVEQVKIELLNTAYGNGDTFIAKLDPRTLFIWYLFFGFVPWFIHDPAILGAFFLLMVVMTIMTKVSPLIIVILCLGLLSQAGYLLIASWFFGGNLDTILPLLILTLKLSTISLASIVVFSSMDPEKLSDGLLSIGVPSQVSFSIAYGYRMLPSLVEEFHQIFLSFRLRGKAPEKKGLLYWRMVVYLIKIAVLSFYPLILSSAKRARTTVEALESKGYSSALTSPDVKKIKLQHMRFRFHDLAFLSLSGCYIVAAFLVTSFY; encoded by the coding sequence GTGAACTATACGCGAAGGCTTCTCGATAACCTATCAGTTGAACAAGTAAAAATTGAATTATTAAACACAGCTTACGGTAACGGTGATACATTTATTGCAAAATTAGATCCACGGACTTTGTTTATATGGTATTTATTTTTCGGGTTTGTACCGTGGTTCATTCATGACCCTGCTATTTTAGGCGCGTTCTTTTTACTAATGGTCGTTATGACGATCATGACTAAAGTGAGCCCGCTCATCATTGTCATTCTCTGCCTTGGCTTACTCAGTCAAGCGGGCTATTTACTGATCGCTTCATGGTTTTTTGGCGGAAACTTAGACACCATCCTACCCTTACTAATTTTAACGTTAAAACTTTCTACCATTTCATTAGCAAGTATTGTCGTATTTAGTTCAATGGATCCAGAAAAATTGAGTGATGGCTTATTAAGCATTGGTGTGCCTAGTCAAGTATCGTTCTCAATCGCTTATGGGTATCGCATGCTTCCGAGCTTAGTTGAAGAATTTCATCAAATTTTTTTATCCTTTCGTTTACGAGGAAAAGCACCGGAGAAAAAGGGGTTACTTTATTGGAGAATGGTCGTTTATTTAATAAAAATTGCTGTCTTGTCGTTTTATCCCCTTATTTTAAGTTCAGCCAAACGAGCAAGGACCACAGTGGAAGCCTTAGAATCAAAAGGATATTCCAGTGCTCTTACCTCACCTGACGTTAAGAAAATTAAATTGCAACATATGCGTTTTCGCTTTCATGATCTAGCTTTTCTTAGTTTATCAGGTTGCTATATAGTCGCTGCATTTTTAGTCACATCATTTTATTAA